Genomic segment of Panicum virgatum strain AP13 chromosome 9N, P.virgatum_v5, whole genome shotgun sequence:
TTTTTTTAGGGACCCATGACCATTTTTATAGCATAATTTTTCTGTTTCCATGGCAGTGATAACAAACAATCTCATTTCACATAATACCTAGATACTTCAATTCGTAATATTACATGTTGTTGGTGGCTtgattacaatttttttttgaagaaatgcaAAATGAAATTTGTTATCGACGTTTAGTCCTGTACTGTACATACATTATTATATTATGGTGTCAATTCTGAATTTAGGTCCTCAAGTGGCACAATTTAGAATGTTATCATAAACTTATttagagaaattttacaatgattgaaaaaataggCAGAGCCAACGACTCGGATGGCTTCGTTGAACAAGTTTAATATAAAAACTGCCGATTCATTTGACTCTACTGTGTGCTACATATTTGTGAACTTGCATTATTGCTGGTCACTAGTCGTGTGGTACTGTTAATAAGTCTTACTAGCTATGAGAGACTACCACAATGCCACTACTAGCTAGGCGTGTGGTTAGTTGCCTTACATGAGTCTAGAGAAGATTCATGATCACTACTACGCGTTCATCTTGGGAGATCTCAGATCGATCTCCAAGATAGCTATAGCTTGCTTAACCGCAATGCacacaaaagaaaaaacaaaagggAATAAGTAGCACGTGGAGTACGTAGTACATTTATGAATATCCCAAGACGCAAAGGGAAGATGCAAAGATCACACATGATCTTCATGGAAGTTCTAAAGCTCGTATTTTTTGGGGGCGCCTCGCATTCTTTACTCCTCATTTGGTCACTTGTAAGCAAAAGAAAACTATATATATCTTTTTGGTTGAGAAAAGCACAAGAAAAGTGTATTTTCCGAGATAAAGACAAGACACTGTTGAGTTGACTCAGCTTGGAATCCCAACTTGTATTAGCAACTTGCATGCCTGGACGCCTACATGGCTGTAAACTTGCAACATGGTCAGCATCGAAGAATGAAGCTAATAAGTTCCAGGATTTCTAGGTCAAATTGCTGTCTCTTCCTTCGTCCAGTACAATTTTAGAAACGGTAAGCAAGATCAGAGGCCCTTTCCAGGTGGGTGTCCATTGGCATACTAAAGAATTGAGATTGCCACTAAAGAAATGAGTTGCAAGTAGAAGAGTTCACAACCATCTATGCACGCATGCAGACACTAAATTGACTCCGAGACTCTGACTCGCCACGAAGGGTGGACTCTGCAGGGTTCTCAACCCGACACCACCACGAGACCACGTAAAAAGAATGAGCCAAATGAACAAACAGATGCCACCTCTCCTGCAAGCAACTCGCGATCTCGAGGCTTCGTCAAATGAACAAACAGGTGCTCTCTCATGatgaatcatgcatgcatgcatgggagCGAGCACTGCATGGGTGTTCGTCACCCGGCCTGGACCTTGCAGATAGCTGTCTTTCTCTGTAGCAGGCGGCGAGCGTCGGCACTCGCTTCAGATGGACGCGTCGCCTTACACTTTCCCCCCAGCTATAAAGGTCACCTGCTCCTCGCCATGCATGACAAGCTAACAAGGTTGATGACCAAGCAGTTGCAGCTCACTGGCACGACAAAGCACACTAGCAACAGGCAACCCGAGCTATAGGCTCTCCACACCAGGTAGCTAGATAGCTAAGCGCCTAAGCCATGAGGAGGTCGGTGCTCCCGCTGCTCGTGGCCGCcctggtcgccgtcgccgctttctcggcggcgggggtggccgCCGCCTGGACGGCGATCGGCAACCCGAGGAGCCTGGTGATCAGGCAGATCGGTAACTTCGCCGTGATCGTCTACAGCCACGCAGAGCCCCGCAAGACCCGGCCCCTGGCGCTGGTCGACGTCGTGCGCGGCGAGACCCAGCCGGTGGGCTCAGGCGTCACCGACTACCGGCTCGTGCTGAACGTGAGGAACACCGCCACCGGGAGCACGGGGCTCTACCAGTGCGTCGTGCGGGGCAAGCCCGGCTCGCGCGCCACCACATGGGAGCTCCACAGCTTCGTGCAATACAAGCAGGCGGCGGTCTAGCACCCACGTACTTATCGACGACGACGGCAAAACCTTTCAAGCATTATCTATCATCGATCGTTTAGACACAACAGGGCACTGCCTGCTACCACCAGTGATGTacacgtgtgtgtgtgtgcgcttTTCTTGCCTTATTAGGAATAAGATGTCTCTCTCCCTAAGTACACCAGCAGAGAGAGACAGACGACTGTGTTTTCTTACGATCGATATGATCTGTGAAATGGAGGAGTTTAATTTTTGTATCTCcgtatcatgcatgcatgttgatGGTAATGTACAAGTGTCTGTTTATGGTCGATGCGTGGGATTGATTGATCTTGTTTGTGCAAAACGGCCTTGGAGGATTTGATTGTGGGATTGATTGATCTTGTTTGTGCAAAACGGCCTTGGAGGATTTGATTGGAGGTTGTTTGACTAATCTGTTTCGTCTACACGGTTAGCTTGTGATGTTTTAATTCAGAAGTTCAGCTCCCGGCTCATCAATGTGGTATTGTCTCACTATTATCTGCAATGCGTGCATTGAGAGCGTATGGTTTTCAAGAAAAAATGTTCCGGATGTGTACAACTAGCTGCATGCTAACTGCTAAgcattctattttttttttcgttGAGGTACTATAAGTTTTGTGTGTGCAAAGCAGCAAAGCCACATCAGCACACTGTAAGTAATTTACCGCAAGCTAGCTGTATTTTTGTCTAATAGCTACTACTTTGCTAATAAAGTAATAAACTAACTTGCTTGCATCATAATATATGAGTGTTAACTCCACATGATTCTATCGTGCTGTGCATTTAGAGGGTTGCTAACAAAATGTTGGATCActgatatataattatatatgctTTTGCCATTTGGTGGGTGGGGGGCCTACGATCGAATTCGAATGATATGATCAGGTTTAGGTGGATGGTCTCAATAACTTAACTTTGGGTTCCAGAAATTTTGTGTATCTCCAAATTAAATAAGTAAATATATTGTTGAATGATGCGTAGACTCCAGCAATGCAGGTACGACTCGCTCTGACCAGGGGCGGATAcaggaggggggctagggggctcaagccccccctaagctcccctaattacacgtaaaacactgtagcaagaCCTCCAAATCACTattaaatcttcacacaaatcagcatctctattgtttcagccccccttgcctccaatcctgcatccgccactggcTCTGACGCTCTCTACTCGCTCTGACGCTCTCTACTCTTTACGTCCTTCTGTAGTATTGTTGGGTCAGAGCCCTTCGTGAAGCTAGCAAGAGATCTGATCGAAGCTTTTCAATGGCGATCTCGAGGTGCCATGCCAACTTGCACCCTGGAGTGTGCTTCAATAACACCCAACGCGCGCGATGAAATTAAGGAAGACGGGTATCTGCTTGCTGTGCTAGTGATCAAAGTTGGATCGGagcagtgcaaaagttcatctCGTCGCACTGCCTCATGCAAGTTGGCGTTTACGTGTTCGGATACTGATTTGCATGTCGTTAGACGAGCGTAAGCATGATCGCTCTCCATGTTTAGATCCAAGTGCGAATGGGTAAAAATACTAAACTTTAATACTAGTCCATCCAAACATAGAGTGCTAATGGTGTAGGCTAAACTATTACCAAGACGTAAAAAATTAAGTAAAAGTATAGCTgctaatactccctccgttccaaattataagtcattccaagaatcttggagagtcaaactattttaaaatttgaccaaaattatagagagaaataaaaagatttatgacatcaaataagtatactataaaaatataactaacaaaaaatctaatgatacttaattggtatcgtaaatgttattatattattgtataaatttgattaaacttaaaatttttgactctccaaaattcttggaatgacttataatttggaacgaagggaGTAGATGCTAAAATTCAGCACCCAACTTTCGTTATTCGAAACAGACCCTCACCCTCGACTGTATTCGTGTATCTAGGGATCGCGCGATGCAGCGGATTTCCGGGTGGACAAGCGTGGCACGCACGCCGGCCGGCTGCGCGGCGGACCATGATCCAACGACGACGCCGGTGGGACCGTCGATCATCCGAGATCCCCCTGCATGTGTGTACACGGCACACGAGAGCTAACCAAATGCGATTCACGTTCGTTCCATACACCAAGAACATTCCCGTCCCGGGCGCGCGGGGCCAGTACATGCTGGCACCGTACGTACCCCCCTCTTGACCTCTTCGTCCAAGAACTAGGCGTCTAGGCACGGCACGCGCGCTGATCATTAAGGTCTCATGCATCCACCGACGTTGCTCAGCTAGCATGCAACGTCAGGTGGACGCACACAGCGATACCCTTTTCCTGCCCTATAAATCTTTTGCATAGCCAGTGTCATCAGGTGTCACGGCCATACAACGATAGGAAAAGCTGAGTAACGTAGCCAGCAGATAGCCACACACACACCGTACCAAGACAAACCATGAGGAGATCGGTGTTCCCGCTCGAGGTCGCGCTCCTgctggccgcggcggccacgctccccgcgccgccgcgtgccgagTGGGCGCCCGTCCCGGACGTGAACGACCTGGTAATCAGGCAGGTGGGGCAGTTCGCCGTGCTCGTGTACGGCCTGGCGCACCGCAAGGACCTGGCGTTCCTAGGCGTGGTGTGCGCCCAGACGCAGgaggccgtcggcggcggcaccaaCTATCGCCTCGTCGTGGCGGCGGCCAAGCCTGGCGACGGCGGGAGAGCCGCCGAGTACGACTGCCTGGTGTGGGGAGTGCCTGGGTCGAGCTCCGATACCTGGAAGCTCCGCAGGTTCAGGAAGAAGATCCAGAACTAGCTATTAGCTAGCTAGTGCCTAGCGCGCGCGGGCAGATGATCTCAATCTCACCAAGCAGCTCTCGCGACCCCCCGGCCCAG
This window contains:
- the LOC120689376 gene encoding uncharacterized protein LOC120689376, translating into MRRSVLPLLVAALVAVAAFSAAGVAAAWTAIGNPRSLVIRQIGNFAVIVYSHAEPRKTRPLALVDVVRGETQPVGSGVTDYRLVLNVRNTATGSTGLYQCVVRGKPGSRATTWELHSFVQYKQAAV